In the genome of Clavibacter michiganensis subsp. insidiosus, one region contains:
- a CDS encoding trypsin-like serine protease, with product MRDRPTILDHPPHEENPPVNRQTSISVGHRGLLAVAELDSSIKPGGLLTRPEVSPTSWPGTARYLVIAKHCVRRTTEPIEVRTANGTDVEVGSVVALADPDDLALVRIEGSPHGARTCSATSGHVICTPSTVYSPQAFNRVFLPGFTPGHETTLPMTRQGVPGPRETFCTSGAVPRSLCEWTSTSVPPAWVQNHVYAAARSTGANLLKGDSGGAVVSRTGDFYGIATDSGLYDSDHSNIDIMGYTDAARVLSDFRGYHMAPAS from the coding sequence ATGCGAGACCGGCCGACGATCCTCGACCACCCGCCGCACGAGGAGAACCCTCCCGTGAACCGTCAGACGAGCATTAGCGTGGGACATCGAGGCCTCCTGGCAGTGGCAGAACTAGACAGCTCCATCAAGCCAGGAGGCCTCCTCACACGCCCCGAAGTGTCACCAACGTCATGGCCGGGTACAGCTAGGTACTTGGTCATAGCAAAACACTGCGTTCGACGCACCACCGAGCCCATCGAGGTCCGAACGGCGAACGGCACAGACGTCGAAGTAGGAAGCGTAGTCGCGCTGGCAGACCCCGACGACCTCGCCCTGGTCCGGATTGAGGGGTCGCCGCACGGGGCGCGGACCTGCTCTGCCACGTCCGGACACGTCATCTGCACGCCCTCGACGGTTTACTCCCCGCAAGCCTTCAATCGAGTATTCCTTCCCGGCTTTACTCCAGGGCATGAGACGACCTTGCCCATGACCAGACAGGGCGTGCCGGGCCCGAGAGAGACGTTCTGCACAAGCGGCGCAGTTCCTCGATCCCTCTGCGAATGGACCAGCACAAGTGTACCTCCCGCATGGGTGCAAAACCATGTCTACGCCGCCGCCCGCAGCACAGGCGCTAATCTCCTGAAAGGCGACTCAGGCGGCGCGGTCGTGAGCCGAACGGGTGACTTTTACGGTATCGCAACGGACTCCGGGCTCTATGACTCCGATCATTCCAACATCGACATCATGGGATATACCGACGCCGCCCGTGTGCTCTCCGACTTCCGCGGATACCACATGGCACCAGCAAGCTAA